A window from Nitrospinota bacterium encodes these proteins:
- a CDS encoding DsrE family protein — protein MKKEVFVVLNEYPFGTNHLAEKLRMSLGLTINSNISLNLVFMEKGKNALRNLDEAAVGIRDITKNINMLSEMGAKFLVEDGGDTFQLENITPESFLSGELEKVINNADIIIN, from the coding sequence ATGAAAAAAGAAGTGTTTGTGGTTTTAAACGAGTATCCCTTCGGGACCAACCATCTCGCGGAAAAACTGAGAATGAGCCTAGGATTGACCATAAACAGCAATATCTCCCTTAACCTGGTGTTTATGGAGAAAGGGAAAAATGCCTTGCGCAATCTCGATGAGGCCGCTGTCGGCATTAGAGACATAACAAAAAATATAAATATGCTCAGCGAAATGGGGGCGAAGTTTTTGGTTGAAGATGGTGGGGATACCTTTCAGCTGGAAAATATTACCCCTGAGAGTTTTTTGAGTGGCGAACTCGAAAAAGTTATCAACAATGCGGACATAATTATTAATTAG
- a CDS encoding DUF503 domain-containing protein produces the protein MLKNGGFYIGACSITLVLRGNSSLKGKRSVLNRIKDRVKHRFNIAISEVGELDVHQVAHIAAATVGNDRTYIEGQLTHLIEFIGGLTEAEVSHAEISIDIKGKGENVLF, from the coding sequence TTGCTGAAGAATGGCGGTTTTTATATCGGCGCATGTTCCATCACCCTGGTTCTGCGCGGGAACAGCTCCCTCAAGGGGAAAAGGTCCGTTTTAAACCGTATAAAGGACAGGGTAAAACACCGCTTCAATATTGCCATCTCTGAGGTCGGCGAACTTGATGTCCACCAGGTTGCACATATCGCTGCGGCCACGGTCGGGAACGACAGAACATATATTGAAGGTCAGTTGACCCATCTTATTGAATTTATTGGCGGACTAACAGAGGCCGAGGTCTCTCACGCTGAAATCTCGATTGATATTAAAGGAAAAGGTGAAAATGTACTCTTTTAA
- the rbfA gene encoding 30S ribosome-binding factor RbfA, whose protein sequence is MYSFKRSERVRGVMQREIASIIREEVKDPRIGFITVTAVDLAENLQHAKVYISPFGNDLERKNSFKGIVSASKFIRSQLGKRMRIKKLPDIHFILDTLPEEADHINRIFHKIEEKEGISGENDLNSNDSDESPE, encoded by the coding sequence ATGTACTCTTTTAAACGTAGTGAAAGGGTTCGTGGGGTGATGCAGAGGGAAATTGCGTCGATTATCCGCGAAGAGGTTAAGGACCCACGTATCGGCTTTATTACCGTAACTGCAGTTGATCTTGCGGAAAACCTCCAACACGCAAAAGTATATATCTCCCCCTTTGGGAATGATCTGGAGAGGAAAAACTCTTTTAAGGGTATTGTTAGCGCATCTAAATTTATCCGAAGCCAACTAGGGAAACGGATGAGGATCAAAAAGCTTCCAGACATTCATTTCATTCTCGATACCCTGCCTGAAGAGGCAGATCATATAAATCGAATATTCCACAAAATTGAGGAAAAAGAGGGTATTTCTGGTGAAAATGACCTTAATAGTAACGATAGCGACGAAAGCCCAGAGTAG
- the thrC gene encoding threonine synthase, with the protein MGYVTALRCRECGKEYEKKAIHVCEFCFGPLEVAYDYDAIAKVLTKKVIESRGKNMWRYKELLPLDEEPTSGPNVGFTPLHHAKNLGEEWGMKHLYVKNDSVNHPTFSFKDRVVACAVSKAAELGFRTVGCASTGNLANSVAALAAQSKMEAHIFIPADLEAGKVVATQIFNPKLIKIKGSYDDVNRLCSEIGDKYPIAFVNINIRAYYGEGSKTYGYEIAEQLGWKAPDQVVVPIAGSSLITKIDKALKEFERLGFIDSAKTKIFGAQATGCSPVTTAVKEGWTNFKPQKPNTIARSIAIGNPADGFYGIKVIKESGGWGEDVSDQELVEGMKLLANHEGIFTETAGGVVVATAKKLLDQGRLDPEKVTVLCVTGNGLKTLEALDNQFQAVPEIHPRLDEYEKVRT; encoded by the coding sequence ATGGGATACGTTACTGCATTAAGGTGCCGTGAGTGCGGCAAGGAGTACGAGAAGAAAGCGATCCACGTTTGCGAGTTCTGTTTCGGCCCGCTGGAAGTCGCTTACGATTACGACGCAATAGCCAAAGTCCTCACCAAAAAGGTGATCGAGTCTCGAGGCAAGAACATGTGGAGGTACAAGGAACTCCTCCCTCTGGACGAGGAGCCGACATCCGGACCGAACGTCGGGTTCACCCCTCTTCATCACGCGAAGAACCTCGGCGAAGAGTGGGGAATGAAGCATCTTTACGTAAAAAACGATTCGGTAAACCACCCGACCTTCTCCTTCAAGGACAGGGTTGTTGCTTGCGCTGTCTCGAAAGCGGCGGAACTCGGCTTCCGCACTGTCGGTTGCGCGAGCACCGGGAACCTGGCGAACTCCGTCGCGGCCCTGGCGGCACAGTCGAAGATGGAAGCGCATATCTTTATTCCTGCGGATCTCGAAGCAGGTAAAGTGGTTGCCACCCAGATTTTCAATCCGAAGCTTATCAAGATAAAAGGTTCCTATGACGACGTGAACAGGCTCTGTTCCGAGATAGGGGACAAGTACCCTATAGCTTTCGTGAATATAAACATCCGCGCTTATTACGGCGAGGGGTCGAAAACATACGGATACGAGATCGCCGAACAGCTCGGCTGGAAGGCGCCCGACCAGGTCGTCGTCCCGATAGCCGGTTCATCGCTGATCACGAAGATCGACAAGGCGCTAAAGGAATTCGAGAGGCTAGGCTTCATAGACTCCGCCAAGACAAAGATCTTCGGCGCGCAGGCGACCGGATGCTCCCCTGTCACTACGGCGGTAAAGGAGGGATGGACGAACTTCAAGCCTCAGAAGCCGAACACCATCGCCCGCTCCATAGCTATAGGAAATCCCGCCGACGGATTTTACGGCATAAAGGTTATCAAGGAGTCGGGCGGATGGGGAGAAGACGTTTCCGACCAGGAACTGGTCGAAGGCATGAAGCTCCTTGCCAACCACGAAGGGATATTCACCGAGACCGCGGGTGGTGTAGTTGTTGCTACCGCGAAGAAACTTCTCGATCAGGGGAGGCTCGACCCGGAGAAGGTGACCGTGCTCTGCGTGACGGGGAACGGGCTAAAAACTCTCGAAGCACTCGACAACCAGTTTCAGGCGGTACCGGAGATCCACCCGAGGCTGGATGAATATGAAAAAGTTAGAACCTAG
- the truB gene encoding tRNA pseudouridine(55) synthase TruB has translation MDGYINFYKESGETSNKCLGRIKRTLNAKKAGFLGTLDPCAEGVLPIGIGFGTKLFPFFDRTPKTYKAEIIFGSETDTQDATGKVTVQGPIEGLTREKLVSAMQGFLGEIQQVPPMYSAKLVEGKRLYESARAGIVVEREAKVVTIHKVELLEFSRDRAVFSASVSTGTYIRTFCEDIGRELGIPAHMGSLTRVSSHNFRIETAVKLSVLEEFPRDRSKWLLPLDYPLDFLTRYDLNSNDEKTLFHGSSINWYGEQIDLARLYSPDGSFFGIGRLDKITRQLFPLRIVRAK, from the coding sequence ATGGACGGTTATATCAATTTCTATAAAGAGTCTGGGGAAACCTCCAACAAGTGCCTCGGTAGAATAAAACGGACCCTGAACGCTAAGAAAGCGGGCTTCCTTGGAACCCTGGATCCCTGTGCGGAAGGGGTACTCCCTATTGGAATTGGGTTTGGAACCAAGCTATTTCCATTCTTTGATAGAACGCCGAAAACCTACAAGGCTGAGATCATATTTGGTTCAGAGACTGATACTCAAGATGCCACAGGAAAAGTTACAGTTCAGGGGCCGATCGAAGGACTTACTAGGGAAAAATTAGTAAGCGCAATGCAAGGATTCCTAGGTGAGATACAGCAAGTTCCCCCAATGTACTCAGCAAAGCTGGTTGAAGGGAAAAGACTATATGAGTCGGCCCGTGCCGGCATTGTGGTCGAAAGGGAGGCTAAGGTTGTCACCATACATAAAGTTGAACTCCTGGAATTTTCCAGGGATCGAGCGGTTTTTTCCGCTTCCGTCTCCACCGGCACCTACATTCGCACATTCTGTGAAGATATTGGCAGGGAACTCGGTATCCCGGCCCATATGGGCTCGCTAACAAGGGTAAGCTCTCACAATTTCAGGATTGAGACTGCAGTAAAACTCTCTGTTCTGGAAGAGTTTCCAAGGGATCGCTCAAAATGGCTACTTCCGCTCGATTACCCTCTCGACTTTCTAACCCGTTACGATTTGAATTCAAATGACGAAAAGACCCTCTTCCACGGCTCATCAATAAACTGGTATGGTGAACAGATTGATTTAGCAAGGCTTTATAGCCCGGACGGTTCATTTTTCGGTATTGGGCGGCTCGACAAGATAACACGTCAACTCTTCCCGTTGCGTATTGTTAGAGCCAAGTAG
- a CDS encoding cysteine synthase family protein, which translates to MALMVHDSLEELLGNTPMVKLNRLVNIGGASIYAKLDYCNPGRSVKDRIALNMIRDGENRGALKPGGTIIEPTAGNSSISLTIFGRRAGYDVVIVMPDTDNTVLVKMLKQLGAKVELTSGDKGLRGAKERVLKLCKKEKSFFYPDQFNNPSNPEIHRNKTAKEIIKAMGNKKIDAFVSGVGTGGTITGVGESLKAKYPDVKIVAVEPAESSVLSGGQPGMHFINGIGAGFIPPVLNMDIIDSVEKVSSRDAQSMAEQIRKEEGLLAGVSSGAVLMASLNVASRMKKEQNVVSFFADAMVGA; encoded by the coding sequence ATGGCCTTAATGGTACACGATTCGCTGGAGGAGCTTTTGGGCAACACCCCGATGGTGAAGCTCAATCGACTTGTAAATATCGGCGGCGCTTCCATTTACGCCAAGCTCGATTACTGCAATCCGGGCAGAAGCGTAAAAGACAGGATCGCCCTGAACATGATAAGGGACGGCGAAAACCGAGGGGCGCTGAAACCTGGCGGCACGATAATCGAGCCGACCGCAGGCAACAGCAGTATCAGTCTGACCATCTTTGGAAGGCGCGCCGGGTATGACGTCGTGATAGTTATGCCGGATACCGATAACACCGTATTGGTAAAAATGCTCAAACAGCTCGGAGCAAAAGTAGAGCTTACATCTGGAGACAAGGGATTGAGAGGTGCGAAGGAGAGGGTTTTGAAACTCTGCAAAAAAGAGAAGAGTTTCTTTTATCCCGACCAGTTCAACAATCCTTCCAATCCGGAGATACACAGGAACAAAACAGCGAAAGAGATTATTAAGGCGATGGGAAACAAAAAAATAGACGCGTTCGTTTCGGGCGTAGGGACCGGCGGAACGATAACCGGTGTAGGCGAGAGCCTGAAGGCAAAATATCCCGATGTGAAGATCGTCGCTGTGGAGCCTGCAGAGTCTTCCGTACTTTCCGGCGGACAGCCCGGCATGCATTTCATCAACGGCATCGGAGCTGGTTTTATTCCCCCTGTCCTTAATATGGATATAATCGATTCCGTTGAGAAGGTCTCCTCCCGTGACGCGCAGTCGATGGCCGAGCAGATAAGGAAAGAGGAGGGTCTCCTTGCGGGGGTTTCCTCCGGCGCTGTGCTGATGGCTTCATTAAATGTTGCGTCGCGGATGAAAAAGGAACAAAATGTCGTTTCATTTTTTGCTGACGCAATGGTAGGAGCATAA
- the hemL gene encoding glutamate-1-semialdehyde 2,1-aminomutase, translated as MTISSELFQSAKRIIPGGVNSPVRAFKSVGLDPIFISSAKGSKMTDVDGNTYIDYVGSWGPMIVGHANDGVLESIFETARKGTSFGAPTLLETRLAELVVSSVPSIDMVRMVNSGTEATMSAIRLARGYTDRDLILKFEGCYHGHGDSLLVKAGSGVETLGLPDSPGVPADLAKNTITVPFNNLPEVEKAFKKHKGKIACVILEPIVGNMGVLPPKKDFLEGLRDLCSEHGTVLIFDEVMTGFRVALGGAQELYRVTPDLTTLGKIIGGGLPVGAYGGKREIMEKIAPAGPIYQAGTLSGNPLAMAAGIATLNILRIPGTYSMLETKAARLAKGLEKAASEAGVKVKQNRVGSMFSMFFTESDVFDYESAKTSDTAKYAKYFAGMLKEGVYLAPSQFEAGFISLAHTDEDISDTVSAAERVLKTLS; from the coding sequence ATGACAATTAGTTCTGAATTATTTCAAAGCGCAAAAAGGATCATTCCAGGTGGGGTGAATTCACCGGTTCGTGCGTTCAAATCGGTGGGACTTGACCCGATATTTATCAGCTCAGCCAAAGGGAGCAAGATGACCGATGTGGACGGCAATACCTACATTGACTATGTAGGGAGCTGGGGGCCGATGATAGTCGGCCATGCCAATGATGGCGTCCTGGAATCGATATTTGAGACAGCCAGAAAAGGGACTTCATTTGGAGCGCCGACCCTCTTGGAAACAAGGCTAGCTGAACTCGTGGTCAGCTCTGTACCTTCAATTGATATGGTAAGGATGGTGAACTCAGGTACCGAGGCTACCATGTCCGCAATTCGGCTTGCCAGGGGGTATACCGACAGGGACCTGATATTAAAATTTGAAGGGTGCTATCATGGGCATGGAGATTCGCTTCTCGTAAAAGCCGGCTCCGGGGTGGAGACACTCGGGTTACCAGATTCACCTGGCGTACCGGCGGATCTCGCAAAAAATACCATTACAGTCCCATTTAACAACCTTCCTGAAGTTGAAAAGGCTTTCAAGAAACATAAAGGGAAGATCGCCTGCGTAATTCTTGAGCCGATCGTAGGGAACATGGGAGTTCTTCCCCCTAAAAAAGATTTCCTTGAGGGGTTGCGAGATCTTTGCAGTGAGCATGGAACAGTCCTGATTTTCGATGAAGTTATGACAGGATTTCGCGTAGCACTCGGCGGCGCCCAGGAGCTTTACCGCGTAACTCCGGATCTTACCACTCTTGGCAAGATCATCGGAGGGGGGCTCCCGGTCGGGGCGTACGGGGGGAAAAGGGAGATAATGGAAAAGATAGCCCCCGCGGGACCGATATATCAGGCCGGCACCCTTTCCGGCAATCCGCTGGCGATGGCGGCAGGTATCGCTACATTGAACATTCTCAGAATCCCCGGAACCTACAGTATGCTGGAGACCAAGGCGGCAAGGCTGGCAAAAGGGCTCGAAAAAGCGGCGTCGGAAGCTGGGGTAAAGGTGAAACAAAACAGGGTTGGGAGCATGTTCTCAATGTTCTTTACAGAATCCGATGTGTTCGACTACGAATCTGCGAAAACTTCAGATACAGCCAAGTATGCAAAATATTTCGCAGGTATGCTCAAAGAGGGGGTATACCTCGCCCCTTCCCAGTTCGAAGCAGGTTTCATTTCGCTTGCACACACTGACGAAGATATTTCCGACACTGTTTCAGCAGCCGAGCGTGTACTAAAGACTCTTTCCTGA
- a CDS encoding MoaD/ThiS family protein, producing the protein MSIKVRVPTPLQKVTGGKPEVEAEGANIKEAIENLEKNFPGIKERLYSEEGELRKFINIYVNEEDIRFLDSDKTALKDGDVVSIIPAIAGGLADHEGYLSGF; encoded by the coding sequence ATGTCGATAAAGGTTAGGGTCCCAACGCCGCTTCAAAAGGTGACCGGTGGAAAACCTGAAGTGGAAGCTGAAGGGGCAAACATCAAGGAGGCGATAGAAAACCTCGAAAAGAATTTTCCAGGCATTAAGGAACGTCTCTACTCTGAAGAGGGTGAGCTTCGGAAATTTATAAATATATATGTGAACGAAGAGGATATCCGTTTTCTCGATTCCGACAAGACCGCGCTTAAGGATGGGGATGTTGTTTCCATCATCCCTGCGATTGCAGGCGGCTTGGCGGACCATGAAGGATACCTTTCAGGTTTTTAG
- a CDS encoding sulfurtransferase TusA family protein: MSEYKIDKTVDIKGEHCPFTFVRSKLALEKMESGQILEIITDHHPATENVPRSMENEGNKVIEVTKINDTDWRMVFQKK, translated from the coding sequence ATGAGCGAATATAAGATAGATAAAACGGTTGATATTAAGGGGGAGCACTGCCCTTTTACCTTTGTCAGGTCGAAACTGGCACTTGAAAAGATGGAAAGTGGCCAAATCCTCGAAATAATAACCGATCATCACCCTGCAACAGAGAATGTACCCCGCTCAATGGAGAATGAGGGGAACAAGGTGATAGAAGTTACAAAGATAAACGATACCGATTGGCGAATGGTTTTCCAGAAAAAATAG
- the mtnP gene encoding S-methyl-5'-thioadenosine phosphorylase translates to MSIGVIGGSGLYAMKDLKILKKEKVTTPFGDPSDEYVIGEIGGKEVVFLPRHGTGHRILPSELNFRANIYGMKILGVSKILSVSAVGSLKEEIKPGHIAFPDQFIDRTFARNSTFFGNGIVAHVSFADPICKETLQVVAEAAKRAGATIHVGGTYINMEGPQFSTRAESRMYRSWGASVIGMTNLNEAKLAREAEICYVTIALSTDYDCWYEEEEDVSTEAILEVIHRNVAMSQKIIKEAVGSLGESCGFGCHNMMANTIMTDPTRIPDETKKRLNPIIGKYIK, encoded by the coding sequence ATGAGTATAGGTGTAATTGGCGGGAGCGGTCTCTATGCCATGAAGGACCTTAAAATCCTTAAAAAAGAAAAAGTGACAACCCCTTTTGGCGATCCGTCTGACGAATACGTTATCGGAGAGATTGGCGGGAAAGAGGTAGTATTCCTTCCGAGGCATGGGACCGGGCACAGAATTCTTCCGTCTGAGCTGAATTTCAGGGCAAACATATACGGAATGAAAATACTCGGTGTTTCCAAGATACTGTCGGTATCGGCCGTTGGCTCTTTGAAAGAAGAGATAAAGCCGGGGCATATAGCTTTCCCGGATCAGTTCATTGACAGGACTTTCGCAAGAAACTCCACCTTTTTCGGCAACGGGATAGTTGCGCATGTTTCTTTTGCGGATCCAATATGCAAAGAGACATTGCAGGTTGTCGCAGAGGCGGCAAAAAGGGCGGGCGCGACCATCCACGTTGGCGGAACTTACATAAACATGGAAGGGCCACAGTTCTCCACAAGGGCGGAATCCCGCATGTACCGGAGCTGGGGGGCCTCGGTAATCGGGATGACAAACCTCAATGAAGCCAAGTTGGCCAGGGAGGCGGAGATCTGCTATGTGACTATTGCGTTATCCACAGATTACGACTGCTGGTACGAGGAAGAAGAAGATGTTTCGACAGAGGCGATACTGGAAGTTATCCACAGGAACGTGGCAATGTCGCAGAAGATAATAAAGGAGGCGGTAGGCTCGCTAGGCGAAAGTTGCGGGTTTGGCTGCCATAACATGATGGCAAATACGATAATGACGGATCCAACGAGGATACCGGATGAAACAAAAAAGAGATTAAATCCTATTATAGGGAAATACATAAAATGA
- a CDS encoding alginate export family protein produces MKRLITMISLAVCVIYTPAMAGDVEISGEIRVRPEMKNNYDFNAKTSDNKEFTGQRTRVNFKTGGDDAMGFVQLQDSRYWGQSNGFDLQTGTSQPNSVSDGREGEAVDIHQAYFQVNNLAGLPVSLKAGRQELVYGSQRLLGHLGWQDNARAHDAYKLMVNLGDLGQVDVIKAKQDENNVSGNSTSDVDLDGLYAMLKVAGLNLDAYFLRWQTEMTDAGAPDADTGIQYSGGRNVSTMGVRVAGKAGPADYTIEYALQGGDWGVSADGSKIVAQDASAMSIAAGFAPMEGTRAGIEYNTGSGDAKDSADTHGTFVFPNHTNHAHYGHMDFFSWGNMNDIAVKLETKQMGMTIKFDYHMLSLAQATDDWLNVVGTGALMPAKCFDANDDPIAECKETDAGSEIDITVAKGLTESTKLVVGYSMFTPGAAVKERKGSKAVDGADWGYAMFIYNF; encoded by the coding sequence ATGAAACGTTTAATAACCATGATCAGCCTAGCGGTATGTGTGATCTACACACCGGCGATGGCGGGCGACGTCGAAATCAGCGGTGAGATTCGCGTACGCCCAGAAATGAAGAACAACTACGATTTTAACGCGAAAACATCCGACAATAAGGAGTTCACCGGTCAGAGGACACGCGTAAACTTCAAGACTGGCGGAGATGATGCAATGGGTTTTGTCCAGTTGCAGGATTCACGATACTGGGGTCAAAGCAACGGCTTTGATCTGCAGACCGGCACATCACAGCCCAACAGCGTATCGGACGGCAGAGAGGGTGAAGCTGTAGACATCCATCAGGCTTATTTCCAGGTAAACAACCTTGCCGGTCTCCCAGTTTCTCTTAAAGCTGGTAGGCAGGAGCTGGTTTACGGTAGCCAGAGACTCCTCGGCCACCTCGGATGGCAGGACAACGCCCGCGCGCATGACGCTTACAAACTGATGGTTAATCTTGGCGACCTCGGTCAGGTTGACGTCATCAAAGCAAAACAGGATGAGAACAATGTAAGCGGTAATTCCACTTCTGATGTTGATCTTGATGGTCTTTACGCAATGTTGAAAGTTGCCGGACTTAATCTCGATGCCTACTTCCTCAGGTGGCAGACCGAGATGACTGATGCAGGTGCACCAGACGCCGATACCGGTATACAATATTCAGGTGGCAGGAACGTTAGCACCATGGGTGTACGCGTAGCCGGTAAAGCGGGTCCAGCCGACTACACAATTGAGTATGCCCTTCAGGGTGGCGACTGGGGCGTTAGCGCAGATGGTTCCAAGATTGTTGCGCAGGATGCGTCCGCCATGTCGATCGCCGCAGGGTTCGCCCCGATGGAAGGAACCAGGGCAGGAATCGAATACAACACCGGTAGCGGTGACGCCAAGGATTCAGCCGACACTCACGGTACGTTCGTATTCCCTAACCACACGAACCATGCCCACTACGGTCACATGGATTTCTTCAGCTGGGGCAACATGAACGATATCGCTGTGAAGCTTGAGACCAAGCAGATGGGTATGACAATTAAATTTGACTACCACATGCTCTCACTTGCACAGGCAACCGACGACTGGCTTAACGTTGTAGGCACAGGCGCTCTTATGCCCGCCAAGTGCTTTGATGCCAACGATGATCCTATCGCAGAGTGTAAGGAGACCGATGCCGGTTCCGAGATCGACATAACTGTTGCAAAGGGTCTCACCGAGTCGACCAAGCTTGTAGTTGGTTACTCGATGTTCACACCTGGCGCGGCTGTTAAGGAGAGAAAAGGAAGCAAGGCTGTTGACGGAGCCGACTGGGGCTACGCAATGTTCATCTACAACTTCTAA
- a CDS encoding cysteine synthase family protein produces the protein MAHTMTPIPKITKFDESILQRIGNTPLVKIENITKDLGKDIEIYAKAEWYNAGSSVKARPALRMIQEGIKSGKLKKGKVLLDSTSGNTGVAYSLIGKILGFEVNLVVPGNVCKERKGLMASSYDATLILSDPMEQSDGAINLAREIYLKDPDKYFMPDQYNNPFNWMAHRDTTANEIWDQTKGKVTHFLAGIGTSGTLMGTSRGLKSKNSSVKCYAVEPAESLHGIEGLKHMDSSIIPGIYDTSVYDEKVSIKTEEAYDMVTRIEKEEGMLVGTSSGAALAAAMKLAESIDKGIIVTIFPDSCMDCAVAHGDFKI, from the coding sequence ATGGCTCACACAATGACACCTATACCTAAAATCACAAAGTTTGATGAATCCATCCTTCAGCGGATCGGGAACACTCCCTTGGTAAAAATCGAAAATATTACGAAAGATCTAGGGAAGGATATAGAAATTTATGCAAAGGCTGAATGGTATAATGCCGGAAGCTCGGTTAAGGCTCGACCGGCACTTCGCATGATCCAGGAGGGTATCAAATCCGGGAAGCTGAAAAAGGGGAAGGTCCTACTCGATTCGACCTCCGGAAATACCGGCGTCGCCTACTCCCTTATCGGAAAGATACTCGGATTCGAGGTGAACCTTGTGGTACCGGGAAACGTATGCAAAGAGCGCAAAGGTTTAATGGCCTCATCGTATGATGCCACCTTGATACTTTCGGACCCTATGGAACAGTCCGACGGCGCCATAAATTTGGCGCGGGAAATTTACCTGAAAGACCCGGACAAGTACTTCATGCCGGATCAGTACAATAATCCGTTTAACTGGATGGCCCATAGGGACACCACCGCAAATGAGATATGGGATCAAACCAAAGGAAAGGTCACCCATTTTCTGGCAGGTATCGGAACTTCAGGCACCCTCATGGGAACTTCGCGTGGCCTGAAAAGCAAGAACTCATCTGTCAAATGCTATGCCGTTGAACCAGCTGAATCACTACACGGCATAGAGGGGCTAAAACATATGGACTCCTCAATCATCCCGGGTATCTATGACACCTCTGTCTACGATGAGAAGGTTTCAATAAAAACGGAAGAGGCGTATGATATGGTTACCAGGATCGAAAAGGAGGAAGGGATGCTTGTTGGCACTTCATCCGGCGCAGCTCTTGCGGCGGCAATGAAACTGGCCGAATCTATAGATAAAGGTATAATTGTGACCATCTTTCCAGACAGCTGTATGGATTGTGCGGTTGCCCATGGTGATTTTAAAATATGA